A window of Ananas comosus cultivar F153 linkage group 11, ASM154086v1, whole genome shotgun sequence genomic DNA:
TGAACCTGGAGTTCCCGGGGCTCCCCCTCCACCACTCGGTGCACGCGGAGCAGTTCCTGGTGGCGaacgccgcggcggcgggggaggcgggGATCCGGTGCATCGCCGTGTCGCACATGCCCTGCGGCCACTGTCGCCAGTTCCTCCAGGAGCTCCGCGCGGCGCCGGAGATCCGGATCCTCGTCACCTCCGACGGCCCCGCGGCGGCGTTCCGGCCCCTCTCCGCGCTGCTCCCGCGGCCCTTCGGCCCCCCCGACCTCCTCCACAAGGACGTGCCCCTCCTCCTCGAGCCCCACGACAACGACCTCGGCCCCGCCGCCATTGCCGCCGCGGAGGACGGCGTCGAGGGGGCGGCGGACGAGAGGctgagggcggcggcggaggcggctgCGAGGGCGGCGTACGCGCCGTACAGCGGGTGCGCGGCGGGGTTCGCGGTGGCGGACGCGGCGGGGAGGGTGCACGCGGGGGCCTACGCGGAGTCGGCGGCGTACAACCCCAGCCTGGGGCCGGTGCAGGCGGCGATGGTGGCCAtgacggcggcggaggcggagcgagGCGGAGGTGGGGCGGCGGCGCTCGTGGAGAAGGAGGGGCGGGCGGTGTCGCACGAGGCCACGGCGAGGATCTTCCTCGCCGCGGTGGCCCCGAGGGCCCACCTGCGCGTCTACCGCTTTCGACGTCCGATCAAGCCTAGACGGGACAGATCTGCCGATTCTACTTGCCCACGTATATTTattatctctctctctgtctctaatggtttgtttttttttttttttttttttttttgtatgttgatgatgacgacgatcatgaatgatgatgatgatgatgattatgaTGATTAGTGGATGAGGGAAATGGACGGTGGGGTTTGGAAGATTTATCTGCATTGTGAAGACGAGGATGTTTTGGCTGGTTTGCTCTGGTGGATTCTTCAGGCATAAtgttgttattgttattattattattattattattattatgttggCAAACAATCACGGGCTTCAGATATGTGGTGTGGATAATTTGATGGGGAATTTCTTTTCTGTCTAATGGATCATTTTGATGAGGAggttcttcaattttttttctttttttttcttctatatgGTCATTTAATTCTCCATTTCAGATGCTTGGCTGGCCTGTTACtgtattatctttttttctatatatatttttttgtttggtttataTAACCTATTCGTGCTCAGTAGTTAACAAAtgaaaaaatgataaatatctCCGTGTTAGAAGAGCAGGACAGAAGCAGAgaaatatatctatatctatatatataatatatagatatattgaaTTTTTATGGAGGAAGAAAAGTTGTTAGaagattttttgtaaaaatatgttGTTGCTTCTTTTATAAAGTATGTGACATTCATTTCATAAGGTGATATTTTGCGAAGTAAGTTTTGTTGCTGATGAAATTTGGCCACTGAATCCTGGCCGTCAAAATCAAAAAATGCTCATtaaatgtttttgttttttttcataGCGTGGAAAACAGGAGCTTGACTTGTGCACCAAATCCCAAGTCGTCTGGAATCAACGCTCCAGATTTGATGGTTGgttttccaaatttaaaattgaaatctagttcttcatattttcagccaaattaattatttaaaaaataaaatgttctCATTCTATTGAATTGATTGGCAGTGAGAAATTAGCAACCATTATTAGGCCATTTGGAGCTGTGAACTGAATTTAGATGAAGTTAATCAACATGGAACTTTATCCCTaacaaagaaaacataaaaataaaagagagatgcgGCGAGGCTATCAAATATCAAAAATGCTCAACAAGGTGCAATCGGATTAAGTTGCAATCTCTTTT
This region includes:
- the LOC109717201 gene encoding cytidine deaminase 1-like, whose translation is SRFPVGAVGLGSSGRVYVGVNLEFPGLPLHHSVHAEQFLVANAAAAGEAGIRCIAVSHMPCGHCRQFLQELRAAPEIRILVTSDGPAAAFRPLSALLPRPFGPPDLLHKDVPLLLEPHDNDLGPAAIAAAEDGVEGAADERLRAAAEAAARAAYAPYSGCAAGFAVADAAGRVHAGAYAESAAYNPSLGPVQAAMVAMTAAEAERGGGGAAALVEKEGRAVSHEATARIFLAAVAPRAHLRVYRFRRPIKPRRDRSADSTCPLDEGNGRWGLEDLSAL